One region of Mucilaginibacter gotjawali genomic DNA includes:
- a CDS encoding Crp/Fnr family transcriptional regulator, with translation MLFYFKNKFPQLNKYWDKYLPFQKQVELQSRAVLLEEGAIAKQYFFVKEGCLRACFNNNDEDKTVQFFFENEGLSSLESFMTNKPSAFTIETIEPSTVYALDKDHFFNLIDELSNERNFFYILMEISAARQFHYMNEFVSFIRDSPEQRYLNLLHHRPHIIKRVPLHFIASYLGVSRVHLSRIKAKLARTK, from the coding sequence ATGCTTTTTTATTTCAAAAATAAATTTCCGCAACTTAATAAATATTGGGATAAATACCTCCCGTTTCAAAAACAGGTGGAATTGCAATCCCGTGCTGTTTTATTGGAAGAGGGGGCAATTGCAAAGCAATATTTTTTTGTTAAAGAAGGATGCTTGCGCGCTTGTTTCAATAACAATGACGAAGATAAAACAGTGCAATTCTTTTTTGAAAACGAAGGGCTTTCTTCGCTGGAAAGCTTTATGACAAACAAGCCGAGTGCTTTTACGATAGAAACGATAGAACCTTCAACAGTTTACGCATTGGATAAAGATCATTTTTTTAATTTGATAGATGAGCTAAGCAATGAACGTAATTTCTTTTATATCCTGATGGAAATCTCAGCTGCAAGGCAATTTCATTATATGAACGAATTTGTTTCGTTTATCCGTGATTCACCGGAACAACGCTATTTAAACCTGCTGCACCACCGTCCTCATATTATAAAGCGGGTGCCCCTCCATTTTATCGCCTCGTACCTTGGTGTCAGCCGTGTGCATCTGAGCCGGATAAAGGCGAAACTGGCACGAACAAAATAA
- a CDS encoding metal-dependent hydrolase gives MKITYYGHSSFEVETGGKKLLFDPFISHNALAAAIDINSLKPDYILLSHGHGDHMADLETIQKNSGAKVICIADIAGWLNNKGIDNVHGMNFGGGFNFDFGRVKMVYALHSSSMPDGAYGGNPAGFVIFSEGKKLYFAGDTALTLDMKLLADENLDYAILPIGDNYTMGADDAIKAAGFINCKNVIGMHYDTFPVIKIDKEEVSEKFKKADLNLKLLPIGESLTI, from the coding sequence ATGAAAATCACTTATTATGGCCATTCTTCTTTTGAGGTGGAAACTGGCGGCAAAAAATTGCTTTTTGATCCTTTTATTTCTCACAATGCCCTGGCGGCGGCAATTGATATCAATAGCTTAAAACCTGATTATATTTTGCTCTCGCACGGGCATGGCGACCACATGGCCGACCTGGAAACGATTCAAAAAAACAGCGGAGCGAAGGTTATTTGCATTGCCGATATTGCGGGCTGGTTAAATAACAAAGGTATTGACAACGTGCACGGTATGAATTTTGGCGGCGGCTTTAATTTTGATTTCGGCAGGGTAAAAATGGTTTATGCGCTGCATTCAAGTTCAATGCCGGATGGTGCCTATGGCGGTAACCCGGCTGGCTTTGTGATCTTTTCTGAAGGGAAAAAACTTTATTTTGCCGGCGATACCGCGCTTACCCTTGATATGAAACTACTGGCGGATGAAAACCTTGATTATGCAATTTTACCTATCGGCGATAATTACACTATGGGTGCAGATGATGCCATAAAAGCTGCCGGCTTTATAAACTGTAAAAATGTTATAGGAATGCATTATGACACTTTCCCGGTAATAAAAATTGATAAAGAGGAAGTGAGCGAAAAATTTAAAAAAGCAGATCTCAACTTGAAATTGCTGCCGATTGGAGAAAGTTTAACGATATAA
- a CDS encoding quinone oxidoreductase family protein has product MKAAVIYEGSGAPEYVDFPEPEVKNTDELLVSVKASAIKHLDKSRARGTHYSSAGKPRVARVIGGDGICTLADGTRVYSMGITGMLAERAVIEKRRMVPVPEGLDDATAAALPNAVIGAAMALKFRANIQPGDTVLINGATGFTGRVAVQIAKYYGAKTVIATGRNQRSLNELLNLGADEMVPIQPDDAQFMNRVKALHQINPVNVVIDYLWGHTAELILSSLKGDGSFSANTRYVSVGSMTGDLIQLSAATLKSVNLQLSGSGLGSWTKAQVDLLFSAILPEMFQLAASGRLKIQTSKVKLADIAGIWNLEVPDGHRLVVMI; this is encoded by the coding sequence ATGAAAGCAGCAGTAATATACGAAGGATCAGGAGCGCCTGAATATGTGGATTTTCCGGAACCGGAAGTAAAAAATACAGATGAATTGCTGGTATCGGTTAAAGCATCTGCAATAAAACATCTCGACAAGAGCCGTGCCCGGGGCACACACTATTCATCTGCGGGTAAACCACGGGTTGCCCGGGTAATTGGGGGAGACGGGATTTGCACGTTGGCTGATGGTACCCGGGTTTACAGCATGGGCATAACCGGGATGTTAGCAGAGCGGGCCGTAATTGAAAAGCGCAGGATGGTACCTGTCCCCGAAGGGCTGGATGATGCCACCGCAGCGGCTTTACCAAACGCCGTAATCGGCGCTGCTATGGCCTTGAAATTCAGGGCGAACATCCAACCAGGTGACACGGTGTTGATTAATGGCGCCACTGGCTTTACAGGGCGCGTTGCCGTTCAGATTGCAAAGTATTATGGCGCTAAAACGGTGATCGCCACCGGCAGAAATCAACGGTCATTAAATGAACTCTTGAACCTGGGCGCTGATGAGATGGTGCCAATTCAACCAGACGACGCTCAATTTATGAACAGGGTAAAAGCGTTACATCAAATAAACCCGGTCAACGTAGTGATTGATTATTTATGGGGGCATACAGCAGAGCTAATACTCTCAAGCCTGAAAGGCGATGGTTCATTCAGCGCAAATACCCGCTATGTGTCTGTTGGAAGCATGACGGGTGACCTTATTCAATTGTCGGCCGCAACCCTTAAAAGTGTTAATTTGCAGTTATCCGGGTCTGGACTGGGAAGCTGGACAAAAGCCCAGGTCGACTTATTATTTTCCGCGATATTGCCTGAAATGTTTCAGCTTGCCGCGTCAGGCCGGTTAAAAATTCAAACTAGTAAAGTAAAGCTTGCCGACATTGCCGGAATATGGAATCTTGAGGTACCCGACGGGCATCGACTCGTTGTTATGATATAG
- a CDS encoding Fur family transcriptional regulator — protein MIQTSDTKFEALLEKHHLKKTGPRLKVLSMLAAKNVATSQPDLESVLDDIDRVTLYRILNAFEEKGIIHKVFDLNGTANYAMCSSNCEENHHHDEHLHFNCTICNNVYCLDELNLPALNLPNGFKPTGFTLYATGVCPKCNKLAAKKAS, from the coding sequence CTTGAAAAGCACCACCTCAAAAAAACAGGACCGCGATTAAAGGTGTTGTCAATGTTAGCCGCAAAAAACGTAGCCACTTCGCAGCCTGATCTCGAAAGCGTGCTGGACGATATAGACCGGGTAACACTATACCGGATACTGAATGCTTTTGAAGAAAAAGGTATTATCCATAAAGTATTTGACTTAAATGGAACTGCTAACTATGCAATGTGCTCTTCCAATTGTGAAGAAAATCATCATCATGATGAACACCTGCATTTTAATTGCACCATTTGCAATAATGTATATTGCCTTGACGAGCTAAACCTCCCTGCTTTAAATCTCCCCAATGGCTTTAAGCCAACCGGGTTTACGTTGTATGCAACAGGCGTGTGCCCCAAATGCAATAAACTTGCGGCAAAAAAAGCGAGTTAA
- a CDS encoding N-acetylmuramoyl-L-alanine amidase family protein — protein MIKYLKSLKVSVSFWLTLLLTLIGYMATGQQSKPAFKFKTVVIDAGHGGKDPGAHGSYSLEKNVALAIAKKVDQLIENTMPGLKVIMTRTSDRFIPLNRRAGIANENNANLFISIHCNSSPEGTAERMHKERGVMLLVYGFHRKEEQMEALRENASIYIEKDYQKNYGGYSESDPTSLIVLNTFMQKYRKQSILYGQLLNNEFVNEDGRHSRGVKEQGVLVLAHSAMPAVLVETGYINNPAEEKYLNSQAGQEAIAAAIVHALKVYREQIDSR, from the coding sequence ATGATTAAATACCTTAAAAGTTTAAAGGTATCGGTAAGCTTTTGGCTAACCTTACTTTTAACATTAATTGGCTACATGGCCACAGGGCAGCAATCAAAACCAGCGTTTAAATTCAAAACGGTTGTAATTGATGCAGGACACGGCGGCAAAGACCCCGGCGCCCACGGCTCCTATTCCCTTGAAAAAAACGTCGCGCTTGCAATTGCCAAAAAAGTTGATCAGCTGATAGAAAACACGATGCCCGGGCTGAAGGTAATCATGACCCGCACATCCGACAGGTTTATTCCTTTAAACCGGCGCGCCGGAATAGCCAATGAAAACAATGCCAACCTGTTTATTTCTATCCATTGCAATTCATCGCCTGAAGGTACCGCCGAAAGAATGCATAAAGAAAGGGGGGTAATGCTGCTCGTTTATGGTTTTCACCGAAAAGAAGAGCAAATGGAGGCCTTAAGGGAAAACGCGTCGATCTATATTGAAAAAGATTACCAGAAAAATTATGGCGGGTACAGCGAAAGCGACCCAACTTCGCTCATCGTGCTAAATACCTTTATGCAAAAATACCGCAAGCAAAGCATTTTATATGGGCAACTATTGAATAACGAGTTTGTAAATGAAGACGGTAGGCACAGCCGTGGCGTTAAGGAACAAGGTGTTTTGGTTTTGGCCCACAGCGCCATGCCCGCCGTATTGGTTGAAACAGGCTATATTAATAACCCGGCTGAAGAAAAATATTTAAACTCACAGGCAGGGCAGGAGGCCATTGCAGCCGCAATAGTACATGCCTTGAAAGTTTACAGGGAACAGATTGACAGCCGTTAA